The window AATTGAGATTTCGAATATCATCTTATCCTCAAATCGTATTTTCTGTAGTTCAAGGTAATTTTTAGCAAAACCTAATTCCTTTTCTAAGCTCACTAACTCCTCTTGCTGAACTTCCAATACATAGCGATAAATTTTAGACAAGCTTTGAATAAATTTATCTGACCTTTCAGCACTTTCATATACTAGGCTACTTAAGGTATTTAAAGAATTAAAAAGAAAATGAGGATTTAACTGATCTTTTAAGGACTGGTTTTGACCTGCCAGAACAGCTCTCTTTAATTGCTCTGCTTCTAGCACAGAATTACGCCATTCAAATAACCATGAACGGGTAGTAAAAATTGCATTCACTGTTACGGCAATAATCATTGGTGAAACAGCTTCGGATGCAAAATATGGCAAATTTAGTTCTTTAAAAGAAAGTTGTGGGTTTCTTACCCAAACATAAGCTGTAATGACAATAAAACTCGCAACGAATGAATATAGAGTATAAGTGGCTAAAGTTGCAAGTAGTCTGACAAGCGGCTTTTCCACCCAAGAAAATCTTTTATCAAATATTCTATC is drawn from Marivirga arenosa and contains these coding sequences:
- a CDS encoding sensor histidine kinase, which encodes MKNLLPSFINSFLLSSSLSYGGFLVDRIFDKRFSWVEKPLVRLLATLATYTLYSFVASFIVITAYVWVRNPQLSFKELNLPYFASEAVSPMIIAVTVNAIFTTRSWLFEWRNSVLEAEQLKRAVLAGQNQSLKDQLNPHFLFNSLNTLSSLVYESAERSDKFIQSLSKIYRYVLEVQQEELVSLEKELGFAKNYLELQKIRFEDKMIFEISISSTAGKNLPPLSLQLLLENAVKHTVATTKNPLKIEITEEGQFLVVKNNWKPKNEKSDGVGIGLENIKKRYQLLSKKAPIISQDENFFTVKLPLLNISK